CCACCCGTCGACAGGAAGCCTGGCGACTCACGGACCTCAAACGCCTTGAGGCCGTGGCCACGCTTCCTGAGGTCAGGGAGACTCCGGACTTCAGGATGCCTGCGGTCGCTGATGGGGTGACGCGGCTCGTCTTGGGAGGTCAGACGGATCCGCTGCACGGAGTCACTCTTCCGGAGGGGGTGACCTCACTCACCGATGCCGAGCTCACGGATCACCTTGGCCATAGCCTGGATCACTGCGGCTGTGCCGAAGCCTGGCCTGTTCAGTTCAATCACGCTCACAGCCGGCACGTCCTCGCTCTTCGGGTTTGCGGCAAGGTCCCTCCTCTAGAACTTGTGTTCGCCACCGGTGTTGGACTGACTGCCACCAGGGTGTTGTTGCTGCTGGAGTCGAGTGCGGAGCTGGAGCTGTTGCAGGTTTTTCCTGCAGAGGGTTCTCCGCCTGATGTGCAGCGAGCTCATAGCCACGTATTGGAAGTTCAACTCGGACAAGACGCCTGCTTGTGTCACGGTGTTCTCGCAAGTGGTTCTGGCAACGCATCGTTGATGGTGCATCTGGCTATCGAGCAGGAGCCAAGCAGTCACTACGGGCTGACGAGCGTTTGCAGAGGCTGGTGTTTCGGAAGGCTTGAACCGCGAGTGCTGCAACTGGAGGGGCAGGCCACCACAGGAATCCATGGCCTGTCGATGACAACGGCCGACGAACAATTCGCGACGCACAGCAGCATGCGTTTCGGTGGTCCTGAGGGTGAGCTTGATCAGCTGCAGAAAGCTGTTGCGGCTGATCGTTCCCACAGCATTTTCAACGGCGCTATTCAGGTGCCTAGACCGGCGCAGCGAACCGATGCAGCTCAGCTCAGCCGCAGTTTGCTGCTTTCACGGCGCGCGCGCGTGGACGCCAAGCCTGAGTTGGAAATCATTGCTGACGATGTGAAGTGCGCACACGGCGCCACCGTCAGCCAACTTCAGCAGGAGGAACTTTTTTACCTTCGTAGTCGTGGAGTTGACGGCGACGATGCAGCTGCATTGCTACTGAGGGGTTTCTGCTGCGAAGTGGTGGATCGTCTACCAGCAGCGGCAAAGGCCTGGATGGCCTCTGGAGCGATCGCTGACCCCTCTCGACCCCTATGACCACACTTTCTCGTGATACCGGCGTCTCTCTAGCGGAACGGACCCGTTCAGATTTCCCGATCCTGGATCAGCGATCGTCCCAGGGCGGTCCTCTGATCTATCTCGACCATGCCGCCACCAGCCAGAAACCTCAGGTAGTGCTTGACGCCTTGCAGGCTTATTACGCCTGTGACAACGCCAACGTTCATCGAGGAGCACATCAGCTCAGCGCCAGGGCAACCGAGGCCTTTGAAGCGGCCCGCTCCATCACCGCTTCCTATGTGGGTGCGGCCGGCCCGCAGGAGATCGTGTTCACCCGAAACGCCACCGAAGGCATCAATCTGGTGGCACGCAGCTGGGGCAACGCCAATCTGCGTGAAGGTGATGAGATCCTGCTCACGTTGATGGAGCACCACAGCAACTTGGTGCCCTGGCAATTGCTATCGCAGAGAACCGGTTGTGTGCTGCGTCATGTGGGAATCACCGAAACAGGAGAGCTCGATCTTGATGACTTCCATTCCAAGCTGACTGATCGCACAAGGCTGGTCAGCCTTGTGCACATCAGCAACACGCTGGGTTGCCGCAATCCTCTTGATCTGGTCATCCCAGCTGCTCATGCTGCCGGAGCCCTGGTGTTGGTGGATGCGTGCCAGAGCCTTGCCCATCACCCCATGTCGGTCAAGTCTCTCGATGCTGATTTTCTTGTGGGTTCATCGCATAAGCTTTGCGGCCCAACAGGGATGGGATTCCTGTGGGCGAGGGAAGCTCTATTGGACTCGATGCCGCCCTTCCTCGGCGGCGGAGAAATGATTCAGGATGTCTATCTGGATCACAGCACCTGGGCGAACCTTCCGTACAAGTTCGAGGCCGGAACGCCCGCCATCGGAGAGGCCGTTGGGATGGGTGCAGCACTCACCTATCTCGAACAGATCGGACTTGAGAACATCGCCGCCTGGGAGGCGGAACTCACCCGGCATCTGTTCAATCGCCTGCAGGCGATTGATGGTCTTCGCATCCTTGGACCCACACCTCAGCAACAGCCTGGTCGTGCTGCCCTCGCCACCTTCCTCGTGGATGGGGTCCATGCCAATGACATCGCGGCCATGATCGATCTCGCGGGGATCTGCATTCGTAGTGGACATCACTGTTGTCAACCACTGCACCGCCACTACGAAGTCACCGGTTCCGCCCGCGCCAGCCTCAGCTTCATCACAACGCTGGCGGAGATTGATCGTTTCGCCGATGAGCTTCAGGGTGTGATCGATTTTTTCCGGGAGAACGGCTAAAGCCCTTTCCCCGCCTCCTGCTCTTTGCTCTCTGCCTAGAGCCAGCTGCATATCGCTGAGACAGCTATCTCGCTGGGATGGGCAATGGCTCTCTGGAGTGATCAGCGCCTGCGAGTTTGACGGCCGAGCCGTAGGCCGAGTAGCAGGGAGGCTAGGGTGAGCAACAGCGCCACAGCGTTGAATCGGGGCAGTCCCCAGCTGATGATCATCAGTGGGGCAATGGCTGTGATCAGTCCTCCCCCGAGGAATGGTTCGAACAGCAACTGCTTGAACGAGAACGCCTCCAAGGCACGACTGCTTCCGAAGGGATCCGCCATGCGCAGCAGCAGTAGTCCTGTTGCTGTGACACCGGTGCCCTGGCCGAAGTCGGCGATGCCTCGTTCGCACCAGTGATCGCTGAAAATGCGTGGAGCCAGCCAAAGAAAGGCGCACACGTTCCAGGTCAGCCCCACCAGGGCAAGTGCGATAAAGGGCAGCCAGTTCTCTTCAAGCAAGGGGAGATTGAGGCTGGCCATGGCCGCGGTGATCAATAAATCCATGGAGAGGGATCCGATGCTGGCTTGGGCCACGGGCGACACGAGTGAGGTCTGGCGGCTGCGTTGCAGCAGCACCTGCACAATCAGTCCTCCCACCATCGCGAGGGGAAAGACGGGAATTGCGGTGATCAGACGGGATGTTTCGACACTTCCCGTCAGGGAGCCGAAAAGCGTGAGCCCCGCCTTCAACAGGAGGCCGAGTCCTACGGCCCCGCCAGCCAGGGCCATGTTGACCGTCAGAGCGTCGATCGTGATCGAGGCTGACGAGTCTGCGTCAATCGTTCCTGATGCTGTCTCCAGAGCTAGGCGTTCGTCGGCTGACATCGGATCGTCGTCGGCCATTCGTCGCAAAAGCGATGACGCCTTTGTGGGACCTTCGTTCGTTGGCTCCACTGATAGCCAACGCCGCCTGCGACCGATGACGACCAGGGTGCTGCCCAGTATCACTGCGGTGAGCACACCCACTGTGGCCATGGCCAAGCCCAGGGTTTCGCCTGAGGCCAGACCCAGTTCACGGAAGGTGGGTCCCATGCCGGCTGCAGTGCCATGGCCACCTTCAAAGCCCACTTCGATCAGCGCTGCCATCAATGGATTGGTGCCCAACAGGGGCTGCAGCACCGCCATCACCAGCAGGCCTCCGACCAGATACTGGCCAAAGCCCAGAACCATGCCAAAGGCTGTTTGGCCAGCGGCCCGGTTCCAGATCACACCAGGGCTTGGGAGCTGTTGACCAAGGAACAAGGTGGCGAAGACCAGGGAGATCAGCACGCCGGGTGTCTCGCTCCAGACTTGGTAAACCTGTTCAGGGAACAACTTCCATGGTCCGAATGGGCCGATTAGCAGGCCAAGAAGGCCTGCCACGAGTGCCTCAGGAATCCCCAGGCTGCGTAGCCAGCGCAGGCGCTGACGCAGGGCCATTCCCACAAGCAGCAACAGGCTGAGCCCTGCGAAGGCCACCAGAACATCGAACAGTTGCATCCTCATTGCTGTGTGCCAATTGATGGAACGATGCCATCTCGGACAGTGCTTTGTTCGTGATGGCGATCGGACAGGCAGATTGGCCCAGGTCTATCCACTCGATCCGGATGAACATTGACGGCCAGGCCTGGCGCACCATCGGATTGGAACCGGACGGCCTCTCGGTCTGGGTGATTGATCAGACCCAGTTGCCCCATCGCTTTGAGACCCGCACCCTCAGCAGCTGTGAGCAGGCGGCTACTGCCATCAGCACCATGGTGGTCCGCGGCGCTCCGCTGATCGGGGTGACCGGTGCCTATGGCCTGATGTTGGCTTTGCAAAATGACGCCAGTGATGCAGCCCTTGCAGAGGCGTTTAAAGATCTCAATGCCACGCGCCCCACTGCGGTGAATCTGCGCTGGGCGCTGGAGCGTGTGCGTGATCGTGTGTTGCCTCTGCCTCCGGCGCAACGGGCCGCAGCTGCATGCGAGGAGGCCGGTTTGATCGCTGACGAAGACGTGGCTATGTGCTCAGCCATCGGCGACCACGGCCTGGAGCTTTTCCAGAGGCTCGCGGCGGCTAGGCCAGAAGCGCGTCAGAGCCGGCCTTTTCAGGTGTTGACCCACTGCAATGCTGGTTGGCTTGCCACGGTTGACTGGGGTACGGCGTTAGCCCCGATCTACAAGGCCCGACGCGCCGGTCTTGATCTTCATGTCTGGGTGGATGAGACCCGACCCCGCAACCAGGGTGCATCGCTCACGGCCTACGAGCTCGGCCGAGAAGGCGTTCCCCACACCGTGATCGTTGACAACGCCGGAGGTCATCTGATGCAGAACGGTGAAGTGGATGCGGTGATCGTCGGAACGGATCGCACCACCCGCCGTGGAGATGTCTGCAACAAGATCGGGACCTATCTGAAGGCCCTGGCGGCCCATGACAACGCGGTGCCCTTCTATGTGGCACTCCCCGCATCAACCATCGACTGGAGCCTGGATGACGGGGTGGCGGAAATTCCGATTGAAGCTCGATCTCCCCGGGAGGTCACGGCGATTCAGGGTCGCCTGCTGGATGGACCAACTGCAGGGACGCTGGCTCAGGTGCAGCTCACACCCCAGGGAAGTGATGGCTTCAACCCCGCCTTTGATGTGACCCCTGCCCGACTGGTCACTGCGCTGATCACTGATCGTGGTGTTGCTGATGCCAGTGAGGAGGGGCTGAAGAGCCTGTATGGCTGTGGCTGATCGCTTGGATGATCAGGAGCTGCGCCATCAGTTGGTGACCGTGGCACGCCGAATGAATGGAACCGGCCTCAACCAGGGCACGTCCGGAAATCTCTCGGTACGGATTGAGGAAGGACTTCTGGTGACTCCCAGTTCACTGCCCTATGAACAGATGGAGGTTGGTGATCTGGTGGCACTGGATCTGAGAGGACAACCCTTGAAGGAGAAACAGCGGCGACCGTCGTCGGAATGGCGCCTGCATGCGGATGTGCTCAGCTGCCGCCCTGAAGCGATGGCTGTGCTGCATTGCCACCCCATTCATGCCACAGCACTGGCCTGCCATGACCGCGGCATTCCTGCATTTCACTACATGGTTGCGGTGGCCGGCGGTGATGAGATCCAGTGTGCTCCTTACGCCACCTTCGGGACCAAGGAACTCTCCGAGAACGTGGTGAATGCTCTCGCCCAACGCAGCGCCTGTTTGCTGGCCAGGCACGGGATGGTCACGCTGGGGAAGGATCTGGAGTCCGCATTGCGGGTGGCGGTTGAGGTGGAGACCCTGGCGCGCATGTATCTGCAGGCTCTGCAGTTGGGGGAGCCCCCGCTGCTCTCCACGCAACAAATGCAAGCTGTGCATGCCCAGTTCCGCGGTCTTCATTACGGACAGGCCGATCAGAGTCCGAGGTGACGACGGAAGAAACACTCCGTTGCTTCCAGCACCTGCACCTTGACATCACTGTCACGGAATCCATGACCTTCTTCCGCAAAGGTCTGTACCTCGACAGGCAGGCCGTTGTTGCTCAGTGCAGCGGCCATGCGTTCCGTTTGCTCCGGCACTACCACCTTGTCCTGTAGACCCTGGAAAAAGATCACTGGGCAGCTCATGGATTGTGCATGCTGGAGCGGTGAGCGCTCTTCGTAGCGGGCTCGATCTTCAGGCCAGGCCCCTACAAGCGAGTCGAGATAGCGAGCTTCAAAGCGGTGCGTCTCCGAAGCCAGAGATGTGAGGTCGCTCACGGCGTATCGGCATGCTCCTGCCCGGAACACATTGGTGAAGCAGAGGCAAGCCAGGGTGGTGAATCCACCGGCGCTGCCCCCTTCAATG
Above is a genomic segment from Synechococcus sp. UW179A containing:
- a CDS encoding SufS family cysteine desulfurase encodes the protein MTTLSRDTGVSLAERTRSDFPILDQRSSQGGPLIYLDHAATSQKPQVVLDALQAYYACDNANVHRGAHQLSARATEAFEAARSITASYVGAAGPQEIVFTRNATEGINLVARSWGNANLREGDEILLTLMEHHSNLVPWQLLSQRTGCVLRHVGITETGELDLDDFHSKLTDRTRLVSLVHISNTLGCRNPLDLVIPAAHAAGALVLVDACQSLAHHPMSVKSLDADFLVGSSHKLCGPTGMGFLWAREALLDSMPPFLGGGEMIQDVYLDHSTWANLPYKFEAGTPAIGEAVGMGAALTYLEQIGLENIAAWEAELTRHLFNRLQAIDGLRILGPTPQQQPGRAALATFLVDGVHANDIAAMIDLAGICIRSGHHCCQPLHRHYEVTGSARASLSFITTLAEIDRFADELQGVIDFFRENG
- a CDS encoding SufD family Fe-S cluster assembly protein; the encoded protein is TRRQEAWRLTDLKRLEAVATLPEVRETPDFRMPAVADGVTRLVLGGQTDPLHGVTLPEGVTSLTDAELTDHLGHSLDHCGCAEAWPVQFNHAHSRHVLALRVCGKVPPLELVFATGVGLTATRVLLLLESSAELELLQVFPAEGSPPDVQRAHSHVLEVQLGQDACLCHGVLASGSGNASLMVHLAIEQEPSSHYGLTSVCRGWCFGRLEPRVLQLEGQATTGIHGLSMTTADEQFATHSSMRFGGPEGELDQLQKAVAADRSHSIFNGAIQVPRPAQRTDAAQLSRSLLLSRRARVDAKPELEIIADDVKCAHGATVSQLQQEELFYLRSRGVDGDDAAALLLRGFCCEVVDRLPAAAKAWMASGAIADPSRPL
- the mtnA gene encoding S-methyl-5-thioribose-1-phosphate isomerase yields the protein MNIDGQAWRTIGLEPDGLSVWVIDQTQLPHRFETRTLSSCEQAATAISTMVVRGAPLIGVTGAYGLMLALQNDASDAALAEAFKDLNATRPTAVNLRWALERVRDRVLPLPPAQRAAAACEEAGLIADEDVAMCSAIGDHGLELFQRLAAARPEARQSRPFQVLTHCNAGWLATVDWGTALAPIYKARRAGLDLHVWVDETRPRNQGASLTAYELGREGVPHTVIVDNAGGHLMQNGEVDAVIVGTDRTTRRGDVCNKIGTYLKALAAHDNAVPFYVALPASTIDWSLDDGVAEIPIEARSPREVTAIQGRLLDGPTAGTLAQVQLTPQGSDGFNPAFDVTPARLVTALITDRGVADASEEGLKSLYGCG
- a CDS encoding sodium/glutamate symporter is translated as MRMQLFDVLVAFAGLSLLLLVGMALRQRLRWLRSLGIPEALVAGLLGLLIGPFGPWKLFPEQVYQVWSETPGVLISLVFATLFLGQQLPSPGVIWNRAAGQTAFGMVLGFGQYLVGGLLVMAVLQPLLGTNPLMAALIEVGFEGGHGTAAGMGPTFRELGLASGETLGLAMATVGVLTAVILGSTLVVIGRRRRWLSVEPTNEGPTKASSLLRRMADDDPMSADERLALETASGTIDADSSASITIDALTVNMALAGGAVGLGLLLKAGLTLFGSLTGSVETSRLITAIPVFPLAMVGGLIVQVLLQRSRQTSLVSPVAQASIGSLSMDLLITAAMASLNLPLLEENWLPFIALALVGLTWNVCAFLWLAPRIFSDHWCERGIADFGQGTGVTATGLLLLRMADPFGSSRALEAFSFKQLLFEPFLGGGLITAIAPLMIISWGLPRFNAVALLLTLASLLLGLRLGRQTRRR
- a CDS encoding class II aldolase/adducin family protein is translated as MAVADRLDDQELRHQLVTVARRMNGTGLNQGTSGNLSVRIEEGLLVTPSSLPYEQMEVGDLVALDLRGQPLKEKQRRPSSEWRLHADVLSCRPEAMAVLHCHPIHATALACHDRGIPAFHYMVAVAGGDEIQCAPYATFGTKELSENVVNALAQRSACLLARHGMVTLGKDLESALRVAVEVETLARMYLQALQLGEPPLLSTQQMQAVHAQFRGLHYGQADQSPR